One Pseudomonas sp. MM213 genomic window, TGCCGGATTCGCTCAGCGTGGTGGAGTTGATGCGCGAGCCGCTGGTGGCCGTGCTCAGCTCCAAACATCCGCTGGTGCAGGACAGTGAAGAGGGATTATTCCTGTCAGCTCTGGCCCTCGAACCGTTCGTATTTTTCCCTCGCAGTTACGGCAGTGGTCTGTATGCACAATTGCTCAGCCTGGCGCGGGACGCCGGTTTCAGCCCGCACTTCGCGCAAGAGGCGGGTGAGGCGATGACCATCATCGGGTTGGTGGCTGCGGGGCTCGGCGTGTCGGTGCTGCCGGCGTCTTATCAGCGGATGCGGATTGATGGCGTTGTGTACCGACCTCTGCTCGACCCTGCAGCGGTTTCGGCGGTGTGGCTGGTACAGCGCAAGGATCAGAAATCGCCAATGGCCAAGGCGTTTGTGGACCTGCTGACACTCAAGGTCGAACCCCTCAAGCCATGAACGACACAAACCTGTAGGAGCCGGCTTGCTGGCGATCGCGGATTGTCAGTTGGCATTGATGTCGACTGATCCACCGCTATCGCCAGCAAGCCGGCTCCTACAGGTTTTGTATTCTTTCTGTAGCAGTTGTGGGACGTTTCCTAAGACGTCTTCCGGGAGGCTACAACACCTTGCGGCAGCGCCTACAACTACGCCAGAATCCGCCGGCTTGTGCGCTTTGGGGGCCATCGGTAACTTGGTTCGCGTCACTGATTTCCAGTGATCGGGTTTAGTAGCCCGTGGTTTTGCGAAGCGTATTTGCGTTCCATACAGTCAGGTATTTCGATACCTGCGCTCGATGGCAGCAGTGCGCAGGGCGCCTTCGGGCGCGCCGGCTTCGCGCTTCCCCGGTCTACTAACCTGCGCACAGCTGCCACCCTTTTGATTAGTAGCAATTCGGTGGCTCCTCTTTCAAGGAAGCCGAAATATGACTAAAACAAAAAATCCACCGGACATTGATCCGGATGCTCCACGTCAACCAAGCAAAATCTTCCTCATCAATCCCGATATCGACAACCACACCCTGCTGGAATACGCCTGTGAATCCCTGGCATCAGCGAATGTCATGGTGAGCGATTTCGTGAGATATCTGGAAGGATCGCATTGCAACACGCTGCTGGGCATTCAGCAGTCAATCATGCTCGGGGAGTTGGCGGTGAACCGAGTGCTGGATAACCTTGATCCACCCTAACTGTCACCACTTGATTGATCGTTCCGAAAGGGGCTTGTGAGGCTTTAAAGATCCTGGGCAACCAGCCATCGCCGAGAATTCAAGGTTTATCACTGAGTACTTCACACTCGGGGATCGGCGGTGGCTTGGGACTTCCATGGCACAGCGAGTACACCTGCTCCCACCCTGCTTCAATTTCATCGAAGGGTACCCACGGTTTGGCAACCGAAAGGGTAATGAGATAGCGTTCTTCGGTCGGATTTCTGGAATCACTAAACTGTCCTAGAAGCAGCATTGCTTGATACTTGTCTCCTGCCTGCCAAAAGGATCTCCCTGATCGCTCACTGTCCCGAAGCCAGGCTCGCCATTCCGGTGTATCGGCAATGGTAGGGTTGCTCCGCAGGCCCCTCGCCACCCAGCCTTTTTCGCGCCATTGGTCCTGTAAGTCGAGAACGACCTTGAGGGCATCATCGAGCAGCA contains:
- a CDS encoding DUF6124 family protein; amino-acid sequence: MTKTKNPPDIDPDAPRQPSKIFLINPDIDNHTLLEYACESLASANVMVSDFVRYLEGSHCNTLLGIQQSIMLGELAVNRVLDNLDPP